In Streptomyces paludis, the genomic stretch ACTCGCTCAAGGTGCTGGAGCGCGGGCATCTCGTGGAGGTCTCCCGGGTGGACCTCGTCGGCGAGCACATCGGCTCCACGGCGATCCGTACGCAGGAGGCGTTCGACCGGGCGCGCGGCGGGGTGCTGTTCATCGACGAGGCGTACGCGCTCTCCCCCGAGGACTCCGGCCGCGACTTCGGCAAGGAGGCCATCGACACACTGGTGAAGCTGATGGAGGACCACCGGGACGCGGTGGTGGTGATCGTCGCCGGGTACACCGCCGAGATGGAGCGCTTCCTGACGGTCAACCCCGGTGTGGCGTCCCGCTTCTCACGGACCATCACCTTCACCGACTACGAGCCGGACGAGCTGCTGCGGATCGTGGAGGGGCAGTCGGAGGAGCAGGAGTACCGGCTGGGCGAGGGCACGTCCGAGGCACTGCTCAAGTACTTCACGGCGCTGCCCAAGGGGCCGGCCTTCGGCAACGGCCGTACCGCGCGCCAGACGTTCGAGTCGATGGTGGAGCGGCACGCGGGCCGGGTCGCCCAGCTGCCGGAGACCAGCACCGACGATCTGACCCTGCTCTACGCGGACGACCTGCCCCCGCTCCCGGAGCCGGCCACCTCCGAGTCCGGGGTCTCCGCCTCCGCCGAGTCCGCTTCCGCCGAAACCGCTGCCGCCAAGGACGAGTTGTTCTGACCGCGCGGCGGGGGCAGCGGCCGGGGCGGCAGCGGGGGCGGCAACCGGTCGAGCAGCGCGGCGCGTTCCTCGGCGAAGACCGGGTCCGCCTGGTAGTTGGAGTGCCCGAACACCGGCTCGGGCAGCGGGTGTTCCACCGTACGGCCGTAGCAGAGCGGGTCGGTGAGAGGGCCCCGGTCGACCTCCGGGCGGTCGCCGTCGGCGGGGACCCGGACCGGGCCGCCGATGGGGTCGGTGGCGCGCCACAGATTGCGCCAGCAGTGCACCTCCCGGGAGAGCCGGGCCAGTTGACCGGCGCCGAAGTACGCGGGGAACCAGCGGCCGTACAGCCGCTCCAGCGGCGAGCCGTACGTCAGCAGCGCGACCCGGCGGCGGGTGGCGGGCCGTAACTGCCAGACGGCCGCGGCGGCGAGCACACTGCCCTGCGAGTGGCCGGAGAGGACGAGCCTGCCGCCCGTACGGCCGGTCCAGGCGGCGATGCGCCAGGTGAGGTCGGGGACGGCGCGCTCGGCGTAGCAGGGCGGCGCGAAGGGGTGGGCGGCGCGCGGCCAGAACGTGCCGACGTCCCAGAGGATGCCGATGGTGCGGCGGGCCGAGGCGTCCCGGTAGGCGCGGCGGCCCCAGGTGACGAAGAGCAGGAAACCGAACCCGACCAGCCAGGAGCCGATGGCCTGCGCGGTCTGGGCGAACGCCTCGACGAACGAGTCGGTGCCGCGCGCGGCCTGTCCCGGCACCTCGCCGCTCGCCCAGGACCCGGCGACGGCGGCGGCGCCCAGCAGCAGGGAGGCACCGGAGACCACCCCGACCAGCCGGGGCGCGGAGTCCGTGAGCGCGGCCCGGGCCCGGACGCCGGCCACCTGCCGGGTACGGAGGGCGTCGGCCTTCGTACCGCCCCGCTCCCTCGCGTACTCCCGCTCCACGAGCGGAGCCAGCGCGCGGGCGCCGCGGGCGGTCCGTACGGCGAGCACACCGGCCGGGACGACCAGCAGGACCAGCAGGACGGGGATGACGGACGCCTGCCAGCTGAGCAGCACCGGCGGGCCGGGCATCGGGCCGCCGCCCATGCCGGGGGTGGCGTCCCCGTCCAGCCGGTCGGCGACCCACTGGGCGACCCCGCCGGTCATCACCCCGCCCAGGGCGCAGGCGAGCATCGCGACGGCGGGCCCGCCGAGACCGCGCATCGCGGTGCGCGGCTGGGACGTCCGGCGGTACATCCGGCGGGCGACGACGACGAGCGCGACGACCAGCACGACCTGGGCCAGGGACAGTGCCCGGAAGACCTGGTCGACGGGGAGCGCGCCCGTGGAGACCCAGCCGGGCCGGGACCAGCCGACGTACACGACGGAGAGCCCGAGCAGGGCGAGCGAGGCGGCCGGCAGCCGCTCGGTGAGCAGCCGGTCGAGGGAGCGGCGGCGCCCCCGGTCACCGCGGCTCCTGGCGCACACCACCCACAGGGCGACGGCCGCGCAGCACAGCAGCGCCGCCCGCAGCAGTACGCCGAGGACCGCCGCCGGAGCGCCGGGGACACGCGCGTCGTGGTCGGCGCCGGCGGCGGTGAGGGCGGCGGCGACGGTGAGGAAGCCCGCGGCGGTGTGCGCGGCACGGAGCCGGGCGACGAGCCGGCGCCCGTACCAGAACCCGGGCCGGCCGAGGGCGGACCGCACCCCGTCGGTGAGGGACGGATCGGAGGCGAGGGGTTCGGGGGCGGTTGGTTCGGGGGCGGGGAGTCCGGTCGCGGGTGGTTTGGAGGGCAGCGGGTCCGGGGCGGCGGTGCGGTCGGGGACGCCCAGACGGTCGTCGGTGGGCGGGCGTTGGGACTCGTACGCGCTCCACGTACGGTGCGAGAGGTACCAGAGCAGCCCCACCAGCGCCGTCGGCACGACGGAGGCGAGGGCGAGACGGCGGCCGGGCTGCGCCCACCAGCCCTCCCGCTCCGCCGCGAGGAAGCCGAGCCAGGACCGGCGGGCGACGCACTCGGCGGACCCGGCGCACTGCCACGCCGTCAGGTCCAGCGCGACCTCGCAGGCCGCGGCCGTCAGCAGCACGGTCAGGGTGAGGGCGACGAGCCGGACGAGCACCCCGTACAGCCGCTGGGTGCCGGGCACGCCCTTCGTGGCGGGCCGCATCCAGTGGGCGAGGTTGACCACCATGAAGGGGAGCAGCAGCAGCCACAGGGCCCGTGAGCCGTTGCCCGAGGTGAGGTTGGACCAGCAGTACGCCTCCGGGACGGGCCGGCCGCCGTAGCGCTCGGGGTGCCGTTCGGCGTCGGCGTCCACGGCGCGGCGGTATATGGCGGCCGTCTCGTCGCCGGTGACCCGGACCGTACGGGGATCGTCGAGCATCCGGCTCGGGGTGGTGCCGCCGACGCCGTGGACGAGGAGTTCGAGCGCGGCGCCGCCGTGGTGTGCCGCCTCGGCGGACACGGGTGGCGCCGCCGGCACCGGGGACGGCAGCGGTAACGGGGACGGCAGCGGTGTCGGTGTCTGCGTCGGCGTCTGCGGATCCGTTGTCTCAGGGGGCACTTCGGCGGCTCGCTCTCGTACGGGACCCGGCGCGGTGGGGGTGGCGCGGTGGGGTGCGGCGCCCCAGGATGACGGACCTGGGCGGCGGGCACCCCGTTGTCACCGAATCTTCCCGGTCCCCGCCGCCCGCCATCACCGGGGCGGGTGTCGGACCTCCGTGCGAGGATGAGTCCCTTGGACTCGGCGGAAGGACCGGACCGGCGGTGAGCGACAATCAGAACCTCCTCGCGGAGCAGCGCCGCGCGCTGATCCTGGACGAGGTGCGCCGACGTGGCGGAGTCCGCGTCAACGAGCTGACGCGCAAGCTCAATGTCTCCGACATGACGGTGCGCCGGGACCTGGACGCGCTGGCCCGGCAGGGCGTCATCGAGAAGGTGCACGGCGGCGCGGTCCCGGTGGTCGAGGCGAGTACGCACGAACCGGGGTTCGAGGCGAAGTCCGCGCTGGAGCTGACCGCCAAGGAGGACATCGCGCGGGCGGCGGCGGCGCTCGTCCAGCCCGGGAGCGCCATCGCGCTGTCCGGTGGGACGACGACCTTCGCGCTGGCGCACCATCTGGTGGACGTCCCCGAGCTGACGGTGGTGACCAACTCGACGCGGGTGGCCGATGTGTTCCACACCGCGCGGCAGACGGCGGGCGCGGGCGGCCAGCGCTCCGGCTCCCCCGTCGTGGTGCTCACGGGCGGGGTGCGTACGCCGTCGGACTCGCTGGTGGGTCCGGTGGCCGACCAGGCGATCCGCTCGCTCCACTTCGATGTGCTCTTCCTCGGGGTGCACGGCATCTCGGTCGAGGCGGGCCTCTCCACACCGAACATCGCGGAGGCGGAGACCAACCGCCGGTTCATGCGGTCGGCGCGCCGGGTGGTGGTCGTGGCCGACCACACGAAGTGGGGGACGGTGGGGCTGAGTTCGTTCGCGACACTGGACGCGATCGACACTCTGGTGACGGACTCGGGGCTGTCTGAGGAGACGCGCGCGGAGATCGCGGAGCATGTGCCGGGCCTGCTGGTGGCGGACCGGGCCACATCGGGTTCGGTGCCGGGGAACGGCTGACAGGAAGCGTGTCGCGCCGCCCCGCTGCCCAGCGCCTTTGGGCGGCGGTCCGGCCTACGATCGGCGGATGAGCGTCTTCCGGATCGACCGTGCCACCCCGCTCCCCGCCGACGAGGCATGGCGGCGGCTGACGGACTGGCCCGCGCACGGGCGCGTGGTGCCGCTCACCCGGATCACGGTCCTGACCCCGGGCCCGACCCGCACCGGGACACTCTTCACCGCCCGTACGGGGCTAGGGCCTCTCGGGTTCGACGATCCGATGGAGGTCGTCCACTGGCAGCCGCCCGCGCCGGGGGTGCCGGGCCACTGCCGGCTGGAGAAGCGCGGCCGGGCCGTCACGGGCTGGGCGGAAATCCGCGTACGGGACGACGGGCCGGCCGGGGACGGGCGCGGCGCCCGGGTGTGCTGGGAGGAAGACCTGCGGTTCGCCGTACTGCCGCGCCCACTGGACCCGCTGACGGCGCGCGCGGGACGGCTGGTCTTCGGCCGCGCCGTGGGCCGTCTGCTGCGCGGAGGGAGCACGGCGGGCACGGGCGCGGGCGCGGATGCCGGGCATGGCTAGCCCCGGCACCGCGCTCCGGTCAGGTCCGGTCAGGTCAGGTCCGGTGGTGCTCCCTGTCCGGTCCGGTGGGATCCGGTCCGGTCAGGATTCCTCGAAGTAGGCGTCCAGGACCGCGTCCAGCTCGGCCGCCCACCCCTTCAGATCGCTCCTGGCCGCCGCGTCGACCTCGGCGGTGAACCAACGGCGGCTGGACACATGGACCGTGACCGTGAACCGGCGGCCGAACCGGGGGGTGCCGACCTCCACCGCGCCGATCTCGTCCCACCGGAAGTCGGCCTCCTCCTCGTCGAGGCGGAACCGTACGCCGTCACGGTCGGCCGTGATCGAGCCACGCCGGTCGCTCGCCTCGAAGACGGGCCCGTCGTCCTCCGCCGCTGCTTCTCCTTCCTTCTTCCCCTGTTCTGACTCCGCCGGTTCGGACTCCGCCGGTTCGGAGTCGGCCGCGGGGGCGTCCTCCCGGTCGGCGTCCTCGGCCGCCGCGTCCTGGACGTCGGCCTCGGCCGCGGCCTCCGGTTCCGGCTCCTCGGCCGGTGCCGTCTTCTCCTCCGCCCCGGGGCGAGGGGCCGTCAGACCGGGGATATATGCCGGATCTGTCCCCGCGGCGTACTCGGGCTGGACTTTCGGATCTATGCGCTGCTCCACGGCGGGCAGTATGGTCCACGAACCTGTATGAGGCCAGTAGCCCCCGTGCGGGCTGGTCAGTCCGGCCAGACGCCCGTCGTCAGAAAGCGGTCGAGCGCCTCGGTGTACGGGGTGATGTCCAGGCCCTGCCCGGCGAGCCAGGCGTCCGAGTAGTACTTGTCGAGATAGCGGTCGCCCGGGTCGCAGAGCAGGGTGACCACACTGCCCGTGTCACCGGCCTCGACCATCTCCGCGACGATCCGCAGCGCGCTCCACAGGCCGGTGCCGGTGGAGCCGCCCGCCTTGCGCCCTATGGCGCGCTCCAGCATCCGTACGGCGGCGACGCTGGCCGCGTCCGGGACCTTCATCATCCGGTCGATGGCGCCGGGCACGAAGCTCGGCTCCATCCGGGGGCGCCCGATGCCCTCGATACGGGAGCCGCGCTCGCTGCGCGCGTCCGCGTCGTGCCGGGTCCAGCCGTCGAAGAAGCAGGAGTTCTCCGGGTCGGGGACGCAGATCCGGGTGTCGTACTGCATGTAGTGGACATAGCGGGCGATGGTCGCGGAGGTGCCGCCCGTGCCGGCCGTGGCGACGACCCAGGCGGGCTCGGGATAGCGCTCCAGCCGCAGTTGCTGGTAGATCGACTCGGCGATGTTGTTGTTGCCCCGCCAGTCGGTGGCGCGCTCCGCGTAGGTGAACTGGTCCATGTAGTGGCCGCCGGTACGGGCCGCCAGACCCGCCGACTCCGCGTAGATCCCGGCGGCGTCGTCCACGAAGTGGCACTGCCCGCCGTGGAATTCGATCAGCCGGCACTTCTCGGGGCTGGTGGTACGGGGCATGACGGCGATGAACGGCACGCCGATCAGCTTCGCGAAGTACGCCTCGGAGACGGCCGTCGAACCGCTGGACGCCTCGATCACCGGCTTTCCCGGCCGGATCCAGCCGTTGCAGAGGCCGTAGAGGAACAGCGAGCGGGCGAGCCGGTGCTTGAGGCTGCCGGTGGGATGCGTCGACTCGTCCTTGAGGTACAGGTCGATGCCCCACCGCTCGGGGAGCGGGAAGCGCAGGAGATGGGTGTCGGCGGAGCGGTTGGCGTCGGCCTGGACCTTCCGTACGGCCTCCTTGAGCCATGCGCGGTAACCGGGGTCGCTGCGGTCCACGTCGACGATGGCGGCCGGCGTCCCGTCCGTACAGTCCCCGGATCCGTCCGTCTGTGTCATCGCGCGCTCCTCGCTCATCGGTGCTCCCCGATCGGGCCCCGCCCGCACCGTACCTCCACCACCTGCGCGGACGACGGGCGCTCTGGTGCGGCGCCGGATACTTGGGCACACTGCCTTGAGGGGATTCGCAGGGATATGGCATGGAGGGGGCTGAAGAGCCATGGCTGAGCCGGATTTCGACGCGCGTGGGGTGCTCATCGAGCGATGGCCGCGCTCCCTCACCACGGCGGGCCAGGTACTGGTCCAGGACGGCAGGCTGGCGCTGCTGACCAGTTACGGCCGGGTGATCGACAGCGCGCCGCTGCGGGCCGTCAGGACCGCCCGGCCGTGGTTCGCCGGGAGCGGCAGTACGGTCGCCACCGTCAACGGCATCCGCTACCGGCTGACGATGGGGCGGCCCGGGCGGCGCCCGGACGCGACGGCGCTGGCCCGGCGGTTCATGGAGGCCGTCAGCAGGGCGGGGCACTAGGTCCCCCCCTGCGCCCACGCCGCCGCCCGCCGCCCACCGCCCGCCCGGTCAGCCGACCACGGCCGAGCGGGCCGCCGCCGAGCTGTGGTCGACCGCCGCCGGGCCGAACTCCGCCCCGGGGAACGGGCCGTCGGTCGTCGCGCCGTACACCGGGCGCAGCGGCAGGGCCAGCGCGGCGGGCGGGGCGGGAAGCGTGAACCAGATGCTCTTGCCCGTATCGCCCCGGCGCCGCATGCCCCAGCTCTCGCTGACGGCCGCGATCAGGGCGAGACCGCGGCCGCCGGTATCGAACGGACCGGCGTCGTTGACCGCGGGCAGCCGCGGATCGTGGTCGCTGACCGAGACGGTGAGCCGTTCGAGGAGCAGCTCGATGTCGACGGTGCAGAGCTTGTCCGGCTGGGCGTGCCGGTGGACGTTGGTCAGCAGCTCGGTGACGCCGAGTGCCGCGTAGTCGATCAGAGGATCGAGATGCCAGTAGCGCAGTTGCGCCGAGATGATTCTGCGGACCTGACCGATCCGCGACGGCAGGGCCTGGAGCTCCACCGTGCAGTGCCTGCTGGGCCGGCTGATCACGGCTGCGACTCCCCGAATGAGTCCGGAAGAAGACGACGATCGGATCCAGCGGCGCGGCGCGCCGCCGATCCCGCCCGGCGGGGCTGGATCGCAGCGTCACCGCCGGTTAACCCTGAGTGATATGAGACCAGAGTGACGCAGGGGGCCCGACTCCGCAACTCGCGGGCGCCCGGCGGGTGACCGCCAGAACCCGCAAGGTTTGTTGCGCAATTTTTATTGCGCAAGGTTTCTTTCCTGTCTAACCTCGGCGCATGGCCAAGGAGACGACGACCCCGACCATCACCGATCTCGCCGCGCTGAAGGTCTTCGCGCACCCGCTGCGCATCGAGCTGTACCGGCGGCTCTTCACCGCGCGCTCGGCGACCGCGTCCCAGCTCGCGGAGCAGGTCGACGAGGCGGTGTCGCTCGTCAGCTACCACCTGCGCAGGATGGCGGCGCACGGCTTCATCGTCGAGGCACCGGAGTTGAGCACGGACGCGCGGGAGCGGTGGTGGAAGCCGGCCTCCGAGCGGGGGTGGAGCTTCCGCAGTTCCGACTTCATGGGTGATCCGGAGGGCGCGGCCGTGGTCGGGCAGGTGACCCGCCAACTGCTCACGGCGCGCGCCGAACGGTACGCCGCCTACCTCGACCAGCAGTCGGCGTGGCCGAAGGAGTGGACGGACGCCGCGTTCACCGCCGAGTACCTGCCGCGGCTGACGGCGGCCGAACTGGCCGAGCTGAACGAGGAGATGCACGCGTTGGTACGGCGCTGGGAGGAGCGCGGGCGGGCCGCCGAGGAGGCCGGGGAGACCGGGAACACCGCGGGCCGCGAGCAGGTCGCCCTGCATCTGTACGGGTTCCCGTACCGCCCGTGAAACCCCCGAGTCCGTGCATCACCGCGTCGTACATCCCCGCGTTCCCCGAGGAGGCATCCGCGTGACCGCGACAACGACCGCGATATCCGCGACGCGCGGCTCACCGCCCGCGCACCGAGACGCGAACGTACTGCGCTGGCTGGGCGCGCTCGCCCTCTCGCTGCTGGGCGACAACGTGTACTTCCTCGCACTGTCCTGGGCGGCGATCCAGGCCGGCAGCCCGGCGCAGGCGGGGCTGGTGCTCGCCGCCGGTTCGGTGCCGAGGGCGGTGCTGATGCTCGGCGGGGGTGTGGTGGCCGACCGGTTCGGTCCGCGCAAGGTGGTGATCGGCGGGGATCTGACGCGGTGTGTGGTGATCCTGGCC encodes the following:
- a CDS encoding SRPBCC family protein; this encodes MSVFRIDRATPLPADEAWRRLTDWPAHGRVVPLTRITVLTPGPTRTGTLFTARTGLGPLGFDDPMEVVHWQPPAPGVPGHCRLEKRGRAVTGWAEIRVRDDGPAGDGRGARVCWEEDLRFAVLPRPLDPLTARAGRLVFGRAVGRLLRGGSTAGTGAGADAGHG
- a CDS encoding ATP-binding protein, translating into MISRPSRHCTVELQALPSRIGQVRRIISAQLRYWHLDPLIDYAALGVTELLTNVHRHAQPDKLCTVDIELLLERLTVSVSDHDPRLPAVNDAGPFDTGGRGLALIAAVSESWGMRRRGDTGKSIWFTLPAPPAALALPLRPVYGATTDGPFPGAEFGPAAVDHSSAAARSAVVG
- a CDS encoding winged helix-turn-helix domain-containing protein; translated protein: MAKETTTPTITDLAALKVFAHPLRIELYRRLFTARSATASQLAEQVDEAVSLVSYHLRRMAAHGFIVEAPELSTDARERWWKPASERGWSFRSSDFMGDPEGAAVVGQVTRQLLTARAERYAAYLDQQSAWPKEWTDAAFTAEYLPRLTAAELAELNEEMHALVRRWEERGRAAEEAGETGNTAGREQVALHLYGFPYRP
- a CDS encoding DeoR/GlpR family DNA-binding transcription regulator, with amino-acid sequence MSDNQNLLAEQRRALILDEVRRRGGVRVNELTRKLNVSDMTVRRDLDALARQGVIEKVHGGAVPVVEASTHEPGFEAKSALELTAKEDIARAAAALVQPGSAIALSGGTTTFALAHHLVDVPELTVVTNSTRVADVFHTARQTAGAGGQRSGSPVVVLTGGVRTPSDSLVGPVADQAIRSLHFDVLFLGVHGISVEAGLSTPNIAEAETNRRFMRSARRVVVVADHTKWGTVGLSSFATLDAIDTLVTDSGLSEETRAEIAEHVPGLLVADRATSGSVPGNG
- the cds1 gene encoding L-cysteine desulfhydrase Cds1; protein product: MTQTDGSGDCTDGTPAAIVDVDRSDPGYRAWLKEAVRKVQADANRSADTHLLRFPLPERWGIDLYLKDESTHPTGSLKHRLARSLFLYGLCNGWIRPGKPVIEASSGSTAVSEAYFAKLIGVPFIAVMPRTTSPEKCRLIEFHGGQCHFVDDAAGIYAESAGLAARTGGHYMDQFTYAERATDWRGNNNIAESIYQQLRLERYPEPAWVVATAGTGGTSATIARYVHYMQYDTRICVPDPENSCFFDGWTRHDADARSERGSRIEGIGRPRMEPSFVPGAIDRMMKVPDAASVAAVRMLERAIGRKAGGSTGTGLWSALRIVAEMVEAGDTGSVVTLLCDPGDRYLDKYYSDAWLAGQGLDITPYTEALDRFLTTGVWPD